The following DNA comes from Bradyrhizobium sp. SK17.
TCCTCCCGGGAGCGCTTTTTTGCCAAGGCTAGCGCCCGGGGCGAGATCGCTCAATTCGATGATGTCGATGAAAGTCATCGAAATATTTGATGACCGTGTGATAGGCTGGGCCGCTGGCAATGCGGGAGGTGAAGCGTGGCGGTCAGTTCATCGATCGATCCGATCGACATCGGGAGCTTGCGCACGCTGGTGCTGGTGTACGATTTGCAGTCGTTCTCCGCGGCCGCGAAGCGGCTCGACGTCAACCAATCCACTGTCAGCTATGCGGTCGAGCGGCTGCGCGGCGCGCTGCATGACCCGCTGTTCGTCCGCAACGGCAATGGCGTGACCGCCACCGAGCGCTGCGCGGCGCTGGTGGACTGGGCACGCGACATGATCGCCGAGATCGACGGACTGGCGGCACCGGCGGAATTCGATCCGGCGACGGCGCAGGGCAGCGTCACGATCTCCTGCAACTATCACGAACGCCAGACCCTGATCCCGCAGTTCAGCGTGCGGCTGCGCGCCGGCGCGCCGAAGGTTCGGCTCGTGCTGCTCGATGCCGCCGGCCATGGCGACATCCATCTCAAGCAGAACCAGTGCGACATCGTGCTGGGTCCGGTCGGGATCGTCGGCGAAAGCTTCTTCAGGCGCCATGTCCTCACCGACCACTATGTCTGCGTGATGGATCCGGCCAATCCGCTGGCGCGGGGCCGGATCGCGCTGTCGGCCTATGCCAGCGCCGCGCACGTCTTCATCACCCATAGCGGCGAATGGCAGCCGCTTTATCTGGAGGCGCTGAAGGCAAGGAAGGTCGAGATCGAGCCGGTGGTCAGCCTGCCGAACCATGACAGTCTGGAGCGCATCGTCGCCGGCACCAGGCTCGTCGCAACGATTCCGCATCACCTGGCGCGGGCGATGCGCGGCGGTCTGCATGTCGCGGCGCTGCCATTCCGCGTGCCGATCTCGATCGACATGTACTGGAGCGCCCGGACGGCCAGATCGGGCCTGCACAAATGGGCACGCGGGCTGCTCGCGGAGGAGGCGAGGGCCTACGCGGCCTGAGCCCACCTTGACGGCAAAAGGCCCGCACTTGACGTGCGGGCCTTTGTCCGGCGCGGGTCGTGCACCGAGAGCGGGTCGGTCTCAGAACACGTGGTAGAACACGTAGTACAGGATGCCCGAGAGGATCATCGCGGCCGGCAGGGTCAGCACCCAGGCCATCGCGATGTTGCGGATCGTCGCCCATTGCAGGCCGGAGCCGTTCGCCGCCATGGTGCCGGCGATGCCGGACGACAGCACGTGGGTGGTCGAGACCGGCAGGCCGTAACCGTCGGCCGCCGCGATCGTCGCCGCTGCCGTGATCTCGGCGCAGGCGCCCTGCGCATAGGTCAGGTGGGTCTTGCCGATCTTCTCGCCGACGGTGACGACGATGCGCTTCCAGCCGACCATGGTGCCGAGGCCGAGCGCGATGGCGACGGCGAACTTCACCCAGCTCGGGATGAACTTCGTCGCGGCATCGAGCGAGCCCTTGTACTCGTTCAGCGTGGAGACGTCGGTCGCGCTCAGCTCGGCTTCCTTGTCCTTCATCAGGAGGCGGATCGCTTCCGAGGCGAGGTACATGTCGTTGCGGGTGTTGCCGACCACGTCAGCCGGGAACTTGGCCAGCGAGCCATACTGGGCGACCTGTTG
Coding sequences within:
- a CDS encoding LysR family transcriptional regulator, with product MAVSSSIDPIDIGSLRTLVLVYDLQSFSAAAKRLDVNQSTVSYAVERLRGALHDPLFVRNGNGVTATERCAALVDWARDMIAEIDGLAAPAEFDPATAQGSVTISCNYHERQTLIPQFSVRLRAGAPKVRLVLLDAAGHGDIHLKQNQCDIVLGPVGIVGESFFRRHVLTDHYVCVMDPANPLARGRIALSAYASAAHVFITHSGEWQPLYLEALKARKVEIEPVVSLPNHDSLERIVAGTRLVATIPHHLARAMRGGLHVAALPFRVPISIDMYWSARTARSGLHKWARGLLAEEARAYAA